One genomic region from Fictibacillus marinisediminis encodes:
- a CDS encoding GerAB/ArcD/ProY family transporter, translated as MNIHPPENKQVSPYFTFYLISTMQIGVGVLGFQRYIAKSAGHDAWMAVIFGGILIHLLVWMIYKILKRSDGDIIAVHNDVLGKWIGGLLSSIFMIYTAFLALTVLRTYIEVIQVWMFPHINTWGISLILSLLVYYFVSGGFRIVTAVAFFSVLIGTPLFFLECFAIKNSHIYNILPLFDHSLIDYFVGTKAMTLNYLGFEMLFFYYPFIKNAETSHKWSQWGVFFTIILYTITAVVSFAYYSQGQLKHTIWATLTIWKIVEFPFVERFEYIGISVWLFVVLPNICIAIWCVTRGGKRLFSVKQKHSLIIIVILLFIGSLLFKDRQQIDQLNTWVSKVGYYFIYFYIPLLFLLQLLIYKVRQRKNE; from the coding sequence ATGAACATTCATCCGCCAGAAAATAAACAGGTATCTCCCTATTTTACCTTTTACCTTATATCAACCATGCAGATTGGTGTCGGGGTTTTGGGATTTCAGCGATACATCGCCAAATCCGCGGGCCATGATGCGTGGATGGCTGTCATTTTCGGCGGCATACTGATTCATCTTCTCGTCTGGATGATCTATAAGATTTTAAAACGCAGTGATGGGGACATTATCGCCGTTCATAATGATGTGCTTGGCAAATGGATAGGCGGTCTATTAAGTTCTATATTCATGATTTATACTGCATTCCTGGCGCTCACTGTTCTGAGAACGTATATAGAGGTCATTCAAGTTTGGATGTTTCCCCACATCAACACATGGGGAATCTCCCTTATTTTATCGCTGCTGGTCTATTATTTTGTCAGCGGCGGATTTCGGATTGTAACAGCTGTCGCATTCTTTAGTGTGCTGATCGGAACCCCGCTTTTCTTTTTAGAATGCTTTGCGATAAAGAATTCTCATATCTATAATATTCTTCCTTTGTTTGATCACTCGCTGATCGACTATTTTGTAGGTACGAAAGCAATGACCCTTAATTACCTGGGCTTTGAAATGCTCTTCTTTTATTATCCTTTTATCAAAAATGCTGAGACCTCCCACAAATGGTCTCAATGGGGTGTATTTTTCACGATCATCCTCTATACCATTACAGCGGTAGTATCGTTTGCCTACTACAGCCAAGGGCAATTAAAGCATACGATCTGGGCAACACTTACGATCTGGAAAATCGTTGAATTTCCTTTTGTTGAGCGTTTTGAATATATCGGAATCTCGGTATGGCTGTTTGTTGTCCTGCCGAACATCTGTATCGCTATCTGGTGTGTGACACGGGGAGGCAAGCGGCTATTTTCTGTAAAACAAAAACACTCTCTGATCATCATCGTCATTCTTCTATTTATCGGTTCATTATTATTTAAAGACCGGCAGCAGATTGACCAGCTAAACACTTGGGTTTCTAAAGTAGGTTACTATTTCATCTATTTTTACATTCCGCTTCTTTTCCTGCTTCAGTTGCTGATTTACAAAGTGAGGCAACGGAAAAATGAATAA
- a CDS encoding HD domain-containing phosphohydrolase has translation MDFYRHFQRMLLRNYLIGSLIAVIGVGGFFVFSTLHFSTFEKWMILGIIALSFFIMCFIEYRAFSRHIKPIYRAFYKSTPSIRTLTNGFVQAHRFPLLTVKRIMGPHFLGLSVPAIILVSAAIYFGFLNMPYMYLFMGGLGAVIVAGMHAIVEFYLTTSAVKPIIEELRNRAVELHGDPLSQNNRVFVSIQRKIQLSTIFIGTFPVLLFALANQVKLYEQAASITRSYWSWAIFILMLGMLFAFFGTYLIYKDLLAPMKNLQTAMEEVQLGNSQFLLDNTYSDEFSRLVSGFNHMSSSIRDREEMNHQLLDSFFAVMAATMDARDPYTAGHSQRVAEYSVQIGEKAGLSMDELSTLKKAALLHDIGKIGIPDHILLKEGKLDDIEFSYIKKHPVVGFSILSQVQPREAMEPLLPGVKYHHERYDGKGYPEGLSGDDIPFFGRIIAVADAYDAMTSDRPYRKGMSREKAVAILLDGKGTQWDPALVPLLVEELKLSSVS, from the coding sequence CCTTTGAAAAATGGATGATCTTAGGGATCATAGCTTTGTCTTTTTTCATCATGTGTTTTATTGAATACCGTGCTTTCTCCCGGCACATCAAGCCGATCTACCGGGCGTTTTACAAATCGACCCCATCGATCCGAACGTTGACGAACGGATTTGTTCAAGCTCACCGTTTTCCTTTGCTGACGGTAAAACGGATCATGGGGCCGCACTTTCTTGGACTATCAGTTCCAGCAATCATTTTAGTGAGCGCAGCCATTTACTTTGGTTTTCTCAACATGCCCTATATGTATCTGTTCATGGGTGGTCTTGGGGCCGTTATCGTAGCCGGAATGCATGCCATTGTTGAATTTTATTTAACGACGAGTGCCGTGAAACCGATCATTGAAGAACTTAGGAATCGGGCGGTCGAACTGCACGGGGATCCTCTGTCCCAAAACAACAGAGTGTTTGTTTCGATTCAGCGAAAAATTCAGCTAAGCACCATTTTTATAGGAACATTTCCTGTACTCTTGTTCGCTCTTGCCAACCAGGTCAAATTATATGAACAGGCTGCCTCCATCACGAGGTCATACTGGAGCTGGGCGATCTTCATTCTGATGCTTGGCATGCTTTTTGCTTTTTTCGGGACGTACCTGATCTACAAAGATTTGCTGGCTCCGATGAAGAACCTTCAAACGGCCATGGAAGAAGTACAGCTTGGAAACAGCCAATTTTTGCTGGACAACACGTATTCTGATGAATTTTCAAGGCTTGTTTCAGGGTTTAATCATATGAGTTCTTCCATCCGCGACCGGGAAGAAATGAACCACCAGCTTCTGGACAGCTTTTTTGCCGTCATGGCAGCCACAATGGATGCACGTGACCCGTATACTGCCGGACATTCACAGCGGGTTGCCGAGTATTCGGTTCAGATTGGTGAGAAAGCAGGCCTTAGTATGGATGAACTATCTACACTAAAAAAAGCAGCTCTCCTCCATGACATTGGAAAAATTGGTATCCCCGATCATATTCTATTAAAAGAAGGAAAATTGGACGATATCGAGTTCAGCTACATAAAAAAACATCCGGTGGTTGGATTTTCAATCCTATCTCAGGTTCAGCCGAGGGAAGCTATGGAGCCACTTCTTCCCGGTGTGAAATACCATCATGAACGCTATGATGGAAAAGGCTATCCAGAAGGGCTTTCTGGTGATGACATTCCCTTCTTCGGAAGGATAATTGCTGTAGCAGACGCTTATGACGCCATGACATCAGACCGGCCTTATAGGAAAGGCATGAGCAGAGAAAAGGCAGTCGCCATTCTGCTTGACGGCAAGGGTACACAATGGGATCCAGCATTAGTTCCTCTATTAGTTGAGGAACTGAAGCTTTCTTCCGTGTCTTAG
- a CDS encoding spore germination protein, which translates to MFGKRQKKKEKAASKPSGQSGSQLTIKQLLDKCKASQDFVSFTKSDQHPFTISYYKSMVNPDLVHRDLIPYLTRCSLMPLKQLASEIPVETIEHTKDVQKIQDSLLTGSVLVQPDPKKADCLLVPAATAEKRQISVPETEFSVVGPKEAFVEAIEVNINMIRKRLPIPELHVKEVKIGKLSKTRVTILYIDGIASQENINTLLQRVSDIEYDHILDSSYVLQMISDNQNSPFPQLINTERPDRVAAVLAEGKVALLVDGSPSALTGPTTLVEFFSAFEDYFLSWHVASVFRMIRLLGVLFSVLSTPLYVAVLTFHYEMIPTDLLGTLIASRSGIPFPPIVEAIILELSIELLREAGARLPSKVGQTIGIVGGIVIGTAAVQAGLTSNVLLIIVALAALASFTTPVYQMSNTIRLIRFPFLIFAQFWGLLGVSICFAFVMGHMLRLTSLGRPYLAPLYPLRMVDLKDAFIRLPFNRQGLRPMQMRPADPARLNFKRANQKNDIEE; encoded by the coding sequence ATGTTCGGTAAACGGCAGAAGAAAAAAGAAAAAGCAGCGAGTAAGCCTTCCGGACAAAGTGGAAGCCAGCTTACCATTAAACAATTACTGGATAAATGCAAGGCTTCACAAGACTTTGTATCCTTTACAAAAAGCGATCAGCATCCATTTACCATTTCCTATTACAAAAGTATGGTAAACCCGGATCTTGTTCATCGTGATTTAATACCCTATTTGACGCGCTGTTCATTAATGCCTCTCAAACAGCTGGCTTCAGAAATCCCGGTGGAGACCATCGAGCATACAAAGGATGTTCAAAAGATACAGGACAGTTTGTTGACCGGATCAGTGCTTGTACAGCCAGACCCTAAAAAGGCCGACTGTCTGTTAGTTCCTGCGGCGACTGCCGAGAAGCGCCAGATCTCTGTTCCTGAAACTGAATTCAGCGTTGTTGGGCCGAAGGAAGCGTTTGTTGAAGCGATTGAAGTCAACATCAATATGATTCGAAAAAGGCTGCCAATCCCTGAACTACATGTAAAAGAAGTCAAAATAGGAAAGCTCTCGAAAACAAGGGTCACGATTCTTTATATTGATGGCATCGCCAGCCAGGAGAATATTAACACCCTGCTGCAGCGGGTTTCGGACATTGAATACGATCACATTTTAGACAGTAGCTATGTTCTTCAGATGATATCAGACAACCAGAATTCTCCATTTCCCCAGTTGATCAACACAGAGCGTCCTGATCGTGTTGCGGCTGTTTTAGCCGAAGGAAAAGTTGCTTTACTCGTTGATGGTTCACCGAGTGCTCTGACGGGCCCTACTACGCTTGTAGAATTTTTCTCGGCCTTTGAAGATTACTTCCTGTCATGGCATGTCGCTTCCGTTTTCCGGATGATCCGTTTGCTGGGAGTTCTGTTTTCCGTGCTGTCCACACCACTTTACGTTGCTGTTCTCACGTTTCACTATGAAATGATCCCGACCGATCTTCTTGGTACTTTGATAGCTTCCCGCTCCGGCATACCGTTTCCGCCGATCGTAGAAGCGATCATCTTGGAGTTATCCATCGAATTGCTTCGGGAAGCCGGGGCACGCCTCCCTTCCAAAGTCGGGCAGACGATCGGTATCGTTGGCGGTATCGTTATTGGAACTGCTGCGGTACAGGCCGGATTAACGAGCAACGTTCTATTAATCATCGTTGCCCTTGCTGCACTGGCCTCCTTTACGACGCCTGTTTATCAGATGAGCAACACGATCCGCCTGATCCGCTTTCCCTTTCTGATTTTTGCTCAATTTTGGGGACTGCTTGGTGTTTCCATCTGTTTTGCCTTTGTAATGGGCCATATGCTTCGTCTAACCTCGCTGGGCAGGCCTTATTTGGCTCCTCTCTATCCTTTAAGGATGGTTGACCTTAAAGATGCGTTCATCCGACTCCCATTCAACCGTCAGGGATTGCGGCCCATGCAAATGAGGCCTGCAGATCCGGCACGATTAAATTTTAAAAGAGCAAATCAAAAGAACGATATTGAAGAATAA
- a CDS encoding YdcF family protein yields the protein MRLLFFLIGLIGIIYSFFVIAITRLDTGALAILFVSLLLLAIAIVFHPLKKQWRKNKKFRIFTVSTVSIALIIALLLEGLILTSIKDEHPANIDYVLILGAGIKDGTPSRVLKERLNKAALYLHKHPGVIVAVSGGLTVGESKTEAEVMGRYLKNKGVPSTSIVYENKATSTYENIKFSRNLMKKYLPAGKHQRVLIISSDFHLHRAKCLAEGLGLKAFGQGSSVPLSVTPQVHVREILALAKYYVFDKDYFK from the coding sequence ATGCGATTACTATTTTTTCTTATCGGCTTGATCGGAATCATCTATTCTTTTTTCGTGATAGCGATCACCAGATTAGACACTGGCGCTCTCGCTATACTGTTCGTTTCTCTCCTGTTACTGGCAATAGCTATTGTCTTCCATCCTCTCAAAAAGCAGTGGAGAAAAAACAAGAAATTCCGGATTTTCACAGTTTCAACGGTATCCATTGCCCTGATCATTGCCCTGCTGCTTGAAGGGCTGATTCTTACTTCCATCAAGGATGAGCATCCCGCAAATATTGATTATGTACTCATTTTAGGCGCCGGGATCAAGGATGGTACGCCTTCAAGAGTGCTGAAAGAGCGGCTGAACAAAGCCGCATTGTACCTTCACAAACATCCCGGTGTTATAGTTGCCGTAAGCGGAGGACTGACCGTCGGCGAGAGTAAGACAGAAGCAGAAGTCATGGGGAGGTATTTAAAAAACAAAGGAGTTCCTTCAACCTCGATTGTTTATGAAAACAAAGCAACAAGCACTTATGAAAATATAAAGTTCTCACGAAATCTGATGAAAAAATATCTACCTGCCGGAAAACACCAGCGAGTGCTGATCATCTCCAGTGATTTTCATCTCCACCGTGCGAAATGCCTGGCAGAAGGATTGGGTTTAAAAGCATTTGGGCAAGGATCTTCTGTCCCATTGTCCGTCACCCCTCAGGTACATGTACGTGAGATTCTTGCACTCGCCAAATACTATGTCTTTGATAAGGATTATTTTAAATGA
- a CDS encoding Ger(x)C family spore germination protein has protein sequence MNKIKLVFLIVLLLAAGCTPQKQVLEDIQLIGVVGYDYVDGKKIEATVAVPITTGGTQQATLTSITFSAKSHSSKNIRQILQAESPRPFASGRIAVILFNEELASHGITKIIDSLQRDPSVGRNIYIAVAKGKTKDILNKQYPVGEIVPVYLKRMIEQNMELTLPRANFHHFNYSYYGKGSDPFMPLIDMKHGHIRIAGVALFDHSKYVDHISFNDAFIFKLMYQNFRQGSHEFKFRKNNYLTLENLNSTVNYDIDHGNTNPEINMKIHITGKINDAAGTPLYQKKTIDMIEKTIKKQTEHQAKAMVRRFQKDEIDPLGIGDRARSQSRHFNFKDWEKKYPDVPVHVKVNIRVTQGGIVE, from the coding sequence ATGAATAAGATCAAACTTGTATTTTTAATTGTGCTTCTGCTTGCTGCTGGCTGTACTCCACAAAAACAAGTGCTGGAAGATATTCAGCTCATCGGAGTGGTCGGGTATGATTATGTTGATGGAAAGAAAATTGAAGCTACTGTAGCTGTTCCTATTACAACAGGAGGAACTCAGCAAGCGACCTTAACGAGCATAACCTTTTCTGCAAAATCGCATTCGAGTAAAAACATTCGGCAGATCCTTCAAGCAGAATCGCCTCGACCCTTTGCGTCGGGCCGAATTGCGGTCATCTTGTTTAATGAAGAGCTGGCGAGCCACGGAATTACAAAAATTATTGATTCCCTGCAGCGGGATCCTTCAGTCGGAAGAAATATTTATATTGCTGTTGCGAAAGGAAAAACAAAGGACATATTAAACAAGCAGTACCCGGTTGGAGAAATCGTCCCCGTTTATTTAAAACGAATGATCGAACAAAATATGGAGCTGACACTCCCAAGGGCAAACTTTCACCACTTTAACTACAGCTATTACGGAAAAGGCAGTGATCCTTTTATGCCGTTGATCGATATGAAACATGGCCATATTCGGATCGCCGGTGTTGCATTGTTTGATCATTCCAAATACGTTGACCATATCAGCTTTAACGATGCCTTTATTTTCAAGCTCATGTACCAAAATTTCCGACAGGGATCCCATGAATTCAAATTTAGAAAAAACAATTATCTTACCCTTGAAAACCTGAATTCCACGGTAAATTATGATATCGATCATGGCAATACAAATCCGGAGATCAACATGAAAATTCATATCACCGGCAAAATCAACGATGCAGCCGGCACTCCGCTTTATCAGAAAAAAACCATTGATATGATCGAAAAAACAATCAAAAAGCAAACCGAACATCAAGCCAAAGCAATGGTAAGGAGGTTTCAGAAAGATGAGATTGATCCTCTCGGAATAGGCGACAGAGCCAGAAGCCAGTCCAGGCATTTCAATTTTAAAGACTGGGAAAAAAAATACCCGGATGTGCCCGTACATGTTAAAGTAAACATCCGTGTAACCCAGGGGGGAATTGTGGAATAA